Proteins from a genomic interval of Acetobacterium woodii DSM 1030:
- a CDS encoding TrkH family potassium uptake protein, whose protein sequence is MLKYVWLLNILIGDSVVAKKIRWNFNKFVGQRSPAEMLIYGFALVILLGAILLSLPIAAQSGKSGGFINALFTSTSAVCVTGLVVVDTGTFWSAFGKTVIILLIQIGGLGFMSLTTMFFVLAGKRITIKDRLLIQSSVNMDSISGIVKFTKYIFFSSIIIEGIGAVLLALVFIPEYGFLKGTAYSFFHAISAFCNAGFDLFGHYSSLTKYVDNFVVNFVMCGLIILGGLGFAVTSDLINIRKFERMSMHTKLVLTVSGVLLISGFVLFFIFEYNNPKTMGNLSLPGKMMAAFFQSVTPRTAGYNTINISALTKPSLFLTMLFMFIGASPGSTGGGVKTTTFAIIVMTVASVLNGKKDVTAFKRSILGPAIRRAISVLVIAFAIVIFMIFVLLCTEPDASFETVIFEVISAFGTVGLTTGLTPHLSIAGKIAISITMFVGRLGPLTVAYAISRSEKRSRENVGNFKLPEGNIMIG, encoded by the coding sequence ATGTTAAAATATGTATGGTTATTAAATATTTTAATTGGAGACAGTGTCGTGGCAAAAAAAATACGTTGGAATTTCAATAAGTTTGTTGGTCAGCGTTCACCCGCAGAAATGCTGATTTATGGTTTTGCTTTAGTGATTCTACTCGGAGCAATCCTCCTTTCACTTCCTATTGCCGCGCAATCAGGAAAAAGCGGGGGTTTTATCAACGCTTTATTTACATCAACTTCAGCGGTGTGTGTAACCGGACTGGTGGTAGTAGATACCGGAACCTTCTGGTCGGCATTCGGTAAAACGGTGATTATTTTACTGATTCAAATTGGCGGTTTAGGGTTCATGTCATTAACGACGATGTTCTTTGTTTTAGCAGGAAAAAGGATTACGATAAAAGACCGTTTGTTAATTCAATCATCGGTAAATATGGATTCTATCTCCGGTATTGTAAAGTTTACGAAGTATATTTTCTTTTCCTCAATTATTATTGAAGGGATTGGAGCGGTGCTTCTTGCACTTGTATTTATACCAGAGTATGGCTTTTTGAAAGGCACGGCATATAGCTTTTTTCATGCAATCTCAGCTTTTTGTAACGCTGGATTTGATTTGTTTGGTCATTATTCAAGTTTAACAAAATATGTCGATAATTTTGTTGTTAATTTTGTGATGTGTGGCTTAATTATTCTTGGTGGTCTTGGTTTTGCAGTCACCAGTGATTTAATCAATATCCGCAAGTTTGAAAGAATGAGTATGCACACGAAGCTCGTTCTAACGGTTTCCGGGGTTTTATTAATTAGTGGCTTTGTCCTCTTTTTTATTTTTGAATATAATAATCCCAAAACGATGGGAAATTTATCCTTGCCTGGGAAAATGATGGCGGCATTTTTTCAATCGGTTACTCCCAGAACGGCTGGCTATAATACGATTAATATTAGCGCTTTAACTAAACCCTCATTATTTTTAACAATGTTATTTATGTTTATCGGTGCTTCACCAGGGTCTACCGGAGGCGGGGTAAAAACAACAACATTTGCAATTATTGTGATGACAGTAGCCTCAGTACTTAATGGAAAAAAAGATGTGACAGCCTTTAAGCGTAGTATTTTAGGACCGGCCATCAGACGCGCCATTTCGGTTCTGGTAATAGCTTTCGCTATTGTCATTTTTATGATTTTTGTGTTATTATGTACTGAACCCGATGCATCTTTCGAGACGGTAATATTTGAAGTGATTTCGGCATTTGGAACAGTTGGATTGACGACTGGATTAACCCCTCATTTATCAATTGCGGGGAAAATAGCTATTAGTATTACGATGTTTGTCGGTCGATTGGGACCTTTGACAGTTGCTTATGCAATTTCGCGAAGCGAAAAACGATCTCGGGAAAACGTTGGTAATTTTAAATTACCAGAAGGTAATATTATGATTGGCTAG
- the ychF gene encoding redox-regulated ATPase YchF yields MKIGIVGLPNVGKSTIFNALTKAGAESANYPFCTIDPNIGVVAVPDFRLAVLEKMYNSKKVIPTSIEFVDIAGLVRGASKGEGLGNKFLSHIREVDAIVHVVRCFEDDNVVHVEGKIDPIDDLETINMELIFADLEMLDRRIEKNKKLAKTNPQEKANIEVAMRLREILETGKMPNDDEFSADEWEFIQTIQLISIKPVLYIANVSEDDLHEDNEMVTRLKATVLENHSGNHKDIIKISAKIEEEIAQFDDAEKAEFLSDMGLAESGLDQVIRTGYKLLGLITFLTAGPQEIRAWTVTDGTKAPQAAGKIHSDIERGFIRAEITSYDQLIEAGSEVKAKESGVTRVEGKDYVMKDGDVTFFRFNV; encoded by the coding sequence ATGAAAATAGGAATCGTTGGATTACCCAACGTTGGAAAAAGCACAATCTTTAATGCATTAACTAAAGCTGGAGCAGAGTCAGCCAATTACCCATTTTGTACAATTGATCCAAATATTGGCGTTGTTGCGGTGCCTGATTTTCGTTTAGCGGTTTTAGAAAAAATGTATAATTCAAAAAAGGTTATCCCAACCAGTATTGAATTTGTGGATATCGCCGGGCTTGTCAGAGGTGCCAGCAAAGGTGAGGGGCTGGGAAATAAATTTTTATCTCATATTCGTGAGGTTGATGCCATTGTCCATGTGGTGCGTTGCTTTGAAGATGATAACGTCGTGCATGTTGAAGGAAAAATTGATCCCATTGATGATCTGGAAACCATTAACATGGAACTGATTTTTGCAGATCTCGAAATGCTTGATCGTCGTATTGAAAAAAATAAAAAATTAGCAAAAACAAATCCCCAAGAAAAAGCAAACATCGAAGTTGCTATGCGTCTTCGAGAAATTCTGGAAACTGGAAAAATGCCAAATGATGATGAGTTTTCAGCTGATGAGTGGGAATTTATCCAGACCATTCAACTGATATCAATTAAACCGGTACTTTATATTGCTAATGTTTCGGAAGATGATCTCCATGAAGATAACGAAATGGTTACGCGATTAAAAGCGACGGTATTAGAAAATCATTCCGGTAATCATAAAGATATTATCAAAATATCCGCAAAAATTGAAGAAGAAATCGCTCAATTCGATGATGCCGAAAAAGCAGAATTTTTATCAGACATGGGGTTGGCTGAGTCGGGTTTAGACCAGGTTATTCGAACTGGCTATAAACTTTTAGGTCTGATCACATTTTTAACAGCCGGACCACAGGAAATTCGTGCCTGGACAGTTACGGACGGAACTAAAGCACCGCAAGCCGCAGGAAAGATTCATAGCGACATCGAGCGTGGTTTTATCCGAGCTGAAATTACAAGTTATGACCAATTAATTGAGGCTGGTTCTGAAGTCAAAGCAAAAGAAAGTGGCGTTACGCGTGTTGAAGGAAAAGATTATGTCATGAAAGATGGCGATGTTACTTTTTTCCGGTTTAACGTATAA
- a CDS encoding ABC transporter substrate-binding protein, producing the protein MKKNGKKLMAILFATTLVVLGAGCTSSATKEESKNVSIGIVQYVDHVALDAAREGFISALADNGYTDGDNITIDVQNAQGDQSNLSTISDRFVSNKVDLVLAIATPAAQAIAGKTTEIPILGTAITDYVAARLVKSNEAPGGNVTGTTDMNPISEQIDLLVKLVPTAKTVGVLYTSSEDNSVIQAKIAKEAIEKLGMKYVEVTVTNSNDVQQATQSIVSQCDAIYIPTDNVFASAMPQVENITTQSKTPVICGESGMVESGGLATLGINYSDLGYQTGLMAVKIIKGEAKPATMPIESATKFDYAINGSVAQEIGLTIPADLQQYIITTK; encoded by the coding sequence ATGAAAAAAAATGGAAAGAAATTGATGGCGATTCTGTTTGCTACGACACTCGTTGTATTAGGGGCGGGTTGTACGAGTTCAGCAACCAAAGAAGAGAGTAAGAATGTCTCTATTGGTATCGTGCAATATGTAGATCATGTGGCACTTGATGCAGCTCGGGAAGGCTTTATCTCAGCTTTAGCCGATAATGGTTATACGGATGGCGATAATATCACGATTGATGTTCAAAATGCTCAGGGTGATCAAAGTAATCTGTCAACAATTAGTGATCGGTTTGTGAGTAATAAGGTTGATCTAGTCCTTGCAATCGCAACGCCAGCAGCACAGGCAATTGCTGGAAAAACGACGGAGATTCCGATTCTTGGGACAGCGATAACCGATTACGTGGCAGCGCGATTAGTCAAATCGAATGAAGCACCGGGTGGCAACGTTACTGGAACTACAGATATGAACCCAATTAGTGAACAAATTGATCTGCTGGTTAAATTAGTTCCAACCGCAAAAACGGTCGGCGTACTTTATACCTCCAGCGAAGATAACTCAGTAATTCAAGCGAAGATTGCCAAAGAAGCAATTGAAAAGTTGGGGATGAAATATGTAGAAGTAACGGTTACCAACTCAAATGATGTTCAACAAGCGACTCAATCGATTGTCAGCCAATGTGATGCGATCTATATTCCAACTGATAATGTTTTTGCCTCGGCAATGCCTCAGGTTGAGAATATTACAACCCAATCGAAAACTCCAGTAATCTGTGGTGAATCTGGGATGGTTGAATCTGGCGGATTAGCAACGTTGGGAATAAACTATTCTGACTTAGGCTACCAAACTGGTTTAATGGCAGTAAAAATTATCAAAGGTGAAGCAAAACCAGCAACAATGCCAATCGAATCAGCAACCAAGTTTGATTATGCCATCAATGGCTCAGTGGCACAGGAAATTGGCTTAACGATTCCAGCCGATTTACAACAATACATAATAACAACAAAATAA
- the thrS gene encoding threonine--tRNA ligase — translation MITITLKDGSIKNYEPGITVLDVANDISSGLAKNTMAGELNGEVVDIRQPINENSTLNLLKFEDAGGQHAFWHTGSHLLAQAIKRLYPQAKLAIGPAIENGFYYDIDLDVIITPEIMEKIEKEMAKIVKEGLKINRYELSRQEALEKVTKEGEIYKAELIENLPADAIISFYSQGEFSDLCAGPHIQNLSGIKAIKLLSLAGAYWRGDEKNKMLQRIYGITFPKKSQLDEYLTRLEEAKKRDHRKLGKELDLFSLHEEGPGFPFFHPKGMIIRNELENFWREEHQRRGYHEIKTPIILNNDLWKRSGHWDKYKENMYFTEIDESEYAIKPMNCPGGMLVYKTKGHSYRDLPLKMGELGLVHRHELHGALHGLMRVRAFTQDDAHIFMTPEQIQEEVIKVIDLADDVYKIFGFSYKVELSTQPENSIGSDEVWEIATEALRKALEKKEINYRLNPGDGAFYGPKIDFHLEDSLGRTWQCGTIQLDFQMPERFDLNYIGSDGEKHRPVIIHRTILGSIERFFGILIEHFAGKFPVWLAPVQVMIIPVADAHHDFAKGIADQLTALGVRASVDGRDEKLGYRIREAQLQKVPYMLVVGEKEAEGGDLALRIRDTGDAGLISLADLKEKLIEKIKTKSLTLD, via the coding sequence ATGATTACTATTACTTTAAAAGACGGGTCCATTAAAAATTATGAACCTGGGATTACAGTTCTTGATGTTGCCAATGATATCAGCTCAGGTTTAGCCAAAAATACAATGGCGGGCGAGTTAAATGGTGAAGTCGTCGATATTCGACAACCAATTAATGAAAATTCAACCTTGAATTTGTTGAAATTTGAAGATGCCGGTGGACAGCATGCGTTTTGGCATACTGGCTCACATCTGCTTGCGCAGGCGATAAAACGGCTTTATCCGCAAGCTAAACTGGCGATTGGTCCCGCGATTGAAAATGGTTTTTATTATGATATTGATTTGGATGTCATTATTACCCCTGAAATCATGGAAAAAATCGAAAAAGAAATGGCGAAAATTGTCAAAGAAGGACTGAAAATTAATCGTTATGAACTTAGTCGTCAGGAAGCACTCGAAAAAGTTACTAAAGAAGGCGAAATTTATAAGGCAGAACTGATTGAGAATCTCCCGGCAGATGCAATTATCAGTTTTTATTCTCAAGGTGAATTTTCTGATCTTTGTGCGGGTCCGCATATTCAAAATCTTAGTGGCATAAAAGCCATTAAACTTTTAAGTCTCGCTGGTGCCTATTGGCGAGGCGATGAAAAAAATAAAATGCTGCAACGTATTTATGGAATTACCTTCCCTAAAAAAAGTCAGTTGGATGAATACCTGACTCGACTCGAAGAAGCTAAAAAACGAGATCATCGTAAATTAGGAAAAGAACTTGATCTCTTTTCATTACATGAAGAAGGTCCCGGATTTCCTTTCTTCCATCCGAAGGGTATGATCATTCGAAACGAGCTGGAAAACTTTTGGCGAGAAGAACACCAACGTCGAGGTTACCATGAAATTAAAACACCCATTATACTTAATAACGATCTATGGAAACGTTCGGGACATTGGGATAAATATAAAGAAAATATGTATTTCACTGAGATTGATGAGAGTGAATATGCCATTAAACCAATGAACTGCCCCGGGGGCATGCTGGTTTATAAAACAAAGGGTCACTCCTATCGTGATTTACCTTTAAAAATGGGAGAACTGGGTCTGGTTCATCGCCACGAACTGCATGGTGCGCTTCATGGACTGATGCGTGTCCGTGCTTTTACTCAGGACGATGCACATATTTTTATGACTCCCGAGCAAATTCAAGAAGAAGTCATCAAAGTTATTGATTTAGCGGATGATGTTTATAAGATCTTCGGGTTCAGTTATAAGGTTGAATTATCAACACAACCAGAAAATTCGATTGGATCTGATGAAGTTTGGGAAATAGCAACCGAAGCATTGAGAAAAGCGCTTGAGAAAAAAGAAATCAATTATCGTCTTAACCCTGGCGATGGGGCATTTTATGGTCCTAAAATTGATTTCCATTTGGAAGATAGCCTAGGACGAACATGGCAATGTGGTACGATTCAATTAGATTTCCAAATGCCGGAACGTTTTGATTTGAATTATATTGGTTCGGATGGCGAAAAACATCGTCCGGTTATTATTCATCGTACGATTTTAGGTAGTATTGAACGTTTTTTTGGTATTTTGATTGAACATTTTGCTGGAAAATTTCCGGTTTGGTTGGCACCAGTTCAAGTTATGATTATCCCCGTGGCTGATGCCCATCATGATTTTGCAAAAGGAATAGCTGATCAACTGACTGCCCTTGGCGTTCGGGCCTCAGTAGATGGACGCGACGAAAAATTAGGTTACCGGATTCGGGAAGCACAGCTGCAAAAAGTCCCTTATATGCTTGTTGTTGGGGAAAAGGAAGCAGAAGGTGGTGATTTGGCACTTCGAATCCGAGACACTGGTGATGCTGGTCTTATCAGCTTGGCCGATCTGAAAGAAAAGCTAATTGAAAAAATAAAAACTAAATCTTTAACTTTGGACTAA
- the infC gene encoding translation initiation factor IF-3 gives MTISKDVQHEINNEIRDREVRVIDEAGEMLGVMNTRDAQQLADDKNLDLVKVSPNAKPPVCKILDYGKFRYEEIQRLKEAKKNQKAVVIKEIRMSVRVEEHDINVKIKNCIKFLEQGSRVKVAIRFRGREMAYTEQGKQVLLDFAERVSDIAVIEKSPKIEGRNMVMYLAPKKDK, from the coding sequence ATTACTATTAGCAAAGATGTTCAACACGAAATTAATAACGAGATCCGTGATCGCGAAGTCCGTGTAATTGACGAAGCAGGTGAAATGTTGGGAGTCATGAATACAAGAGACGCACAGCAATTAGCAGATGATAAGAATTTAGATCTAGTAAAAGTCTCGCCAAATGCTAAACCACCGGTCTGTAAGATTCTTGACTACGGTAAGTTTCGATATGAAGAAATTCAACGATTAAAAGAAGCTAAAAAAAATCAAAAAGCTGTGGTTATTAAAGAAATTCGTATGTCGGTTCGAGTTGAAGAGCATGATATTAATGTTAAAATTAAAAATTGCATTAAATTCTTAGAACAAGGTAGTCGCGTTAAAGTCGCTATTCGTTTCAGAGGTCGTGAAATGGCTTATACAGAGCAGGGTAAACAAGTTTTATTAGACTTTGCAGAGCGTGTTTCTGACATCGCCGTGATTGAAAAATCGCCTAAAATTGAAGGTAGAAATATGGTTATGTATTTAGCCCCCAAAAAAGATAAATAA
- a CDS encoding B12-binding domain-containing radical SAM protein, which yields MKDLVLVAINAKYIHTNLAVRVLKAQLLEFEIEILEMSINDSMHRIVQQLMDIDTKIIGFSCYIWNIEIIFKLAEIIKKAKPTVQIMLGGPEVSFDGKALLETYSFCDFIIQGEGENKLQQFMNNPQNLAEISGLCFRDENGIVWENTDDKPLALNNLTFAYFQNDLESLKHKIIYYETMRGCPFSCSYCLSSVNNGVNMLPLERVYEELDFFIQAGVKQVKLVDRTFNCNLRRTKDIFRYLIKCGGTTNFHFEMTGDLIDDEMILLLKSAPAGLIQFEIGIQSTDPITLKAIGRKISLTQTEKNVKKLLEPQNIHIHLDLIAGLPYETYLVFKSSFNRVIALFPDMLQLGFLKCLKGTRIRKEADIHDYRYTSFPPYEIISNKYINAKELYQLRQIEMLVDRYFNSGAFKYTMHFIIQTNLFDTPFDFFEQFSFYWAEQGYYDMGKSKEQLYGIIGEFCEKHQKGQLIKEYLKFDFLTNGNLRLPSGMVDNSPNKEWIFEFLKEPRHIETYLSDFINFAPKKIYNQIKFQNFSQLFMEQFFGKTSVNTNKSSLLLFTEKSYQVVN from the coding sequence ATGAAAGATCTAGTCTTAGTCGCTATTAACGCAAAATATATTCATACTAATCTGGCAGTACGTGTTTTAAAGGCGCAGCTACTCGAGTTTGAAATTGAAATACTGGAGATGTCGATTAATGACTCCATGCATCGAATTGTTCAGCAGTTAATGGATATCGATACGAAGATCATCGGGTTTTCTTGCTATATCTGGAATATTGAAATTATTTTTAAATTAGCTGAAATCATAAAAAAAGCGAAACCTACTGTTCAAATTATGTTAGGCGGTCCGGAAGTTAGTTTTGATGGGAAAGCACTGCTGGAAACCTATTCATTTTGCGATTTTATTATCCAGGGCGAAGGCGAAAATAAGTTGCAACAATTTATGAATAATCCTCAAAACTTAGCGGAAATTTCTGGTCTTTGCTTTCGTGATGAAAATGGTATTGTTTGGGAAAATACTGATGACAAGCCACTCGCTTTAAACAATCTGACCTTTGCGTATTTTCAAAATGATCTGGAAAGTTTAAAGCATAAAATAATTTATTATGAAACCATGCGCGGGTGCCCATTTTCCTGTTCTTATTGCCTTTCTTCGGTAAATAATGGGGTCAATATGCTACCTCTTGAGAGGGTTTATGAAGAATTGGATTTTTTTATTCAAGCTGGCGTTAAACAGGTGAAATTAGTTGATCGAACATTTAATTGCAACCTTCGCCGGACAAAAGATATCTTTCGATACTTGATTAAATGTGGAGGAACAACGAATTTTCACTTTGAAATGACAGGTGATCTCATCGATGATGAAATGATCTTACTCTTAAAAAGCGCACCGGCAGGACTTATTCAGTTCGAAATTGGTATTCAAAGTACTGATCCGATCACATTGAAAGCCATTGGTCGAAAAATCAGCTTGACTCAAACTGAAAAAAATGTAAAAAAACTATTGGAACCGCAAAACATCCATATTCATTTGGATCTGATTGCGGGATTACCTTATGAAACTTACTTAGTTTTTAAATCATCGTTTAATCGGGTCATTGCCCTTTTTCCGGATATGCTTCAATTAGGCTTTCTGAAATGTTTAAAAGGTACCCGAATCCGAAAAGAAGCAGACATTCATGATTATCGATACACCAGTTTTCCTCCTTATGAAATAATTTCAAATAAATATATTAATGCTAAGGAGTTATATCAACTACGCCAAATTGAAATGTTGGTCGATCGTTACTTTAATAGTGGGGCCTTTAAATACACGATGCATTTTATTATTCAAACGAATTTATTCGATACACCTTTTGATTTCTTTGAGCAGTTTTCTTTTTATTGGGCTGAACAGGGTTATTACGATATGGGGAAGTCTAAGGAGCAACTTTACGGTATTATTGGGGAATTCTGCGAAAAACATCAAAAAGGTCAGTTGATTAAAGAATATCTTAAATTTGACTTTCTTACTAACGGTAATCTCAGACTTCCGTCGGGAATGGTTGACAACAGCCCTAATAAAGAATGGATATTCGAGTTTTTAAAAGAGCCCCGACATATCGAAACCTATCTTAGTGATTTTATAAATTTCGCACCTAAGAAAATTTATAATCAAATTAAATTTCAAAATTTTTCACAACTATTTATGGAACAATTTTTTGGCAAAACGTCGGTCAATACAAACAAATCAAGCTTATTATTGTTTACCGAAAAAAGTTATCAAGTGGTGAATTAA
- the rplT gene encoding 50S ribosomal protein L20 encodes MRIKKGVNAKKKHKKVLKLAKGFYGAKSKLYRSANEAVMRAQRSSYVGRKEKKRNFRRLWITRINAGARMYDLSYSKFMFGLKQAGVEIDRKILADLAMNDINAFKDLVEVSKKNLN; translated from the coding sequence ATGCGAATTAAAAAGGGCGTTAACGCCAAAAAGAAACATAAAAAAGTACTTAAACTTGCAAAAGGCTTCTATGGAGCTAAAAGTAAGTTATATAGATCGGCTAATGAAGCCGTTATGCGTGCTCAAAGATCTTCATATGTTGGACGTAAAGAAAAGAAAAGAAATTTCAGAAGATTATGGATTACTCGAATTAATGCTGGAGCCAGAATGTATGATTTAAGCTATAGCAAATTCATGTTTGGGTTAAAACAAGCAGGTGTTGAAATTGACCGTAAAATCTTAGCCGATTTGGCAATGAATGATATTAATGCTTTTAAAGACTTGGTTGAAGTTTCAAAGAAAAACCTGAACTAA
- a CDS encoding ABC transporter ATP-binding protein has translation MLVIKDVEKKFNPETVNEKIALSNLSLTLEEGDFVTLIGGNGAGKSTLLNCVAGVFGVERGTISINGMDVTKLPEYKRSSFIGRVFQDPMMGTAGNMGIEENLALAYRRGKMRSLSWGISQKEREIYKEYLSHLDLGLENRLNAKVGLLSGGQRQALTLLMATLKKPKLLLLDEHTAALDPKTADKVLKLSDQFVKDGNLTTLMVTHNMRHAIEHGNRLIMMHSGRVILDIKGEEKKKLTVDELLKRFGQVSGEEFANDRALLS, from the coding sequence ATGCTAGTTATTAAAGATGTTGAAAAAAAATTCAATCCAGAAACGGTCAATGAAAAGATTGCACTTTCTAATTTAAGCTTGACGCTAGAAGAAGGCGATTTTGTCACCTTAATTGGTGGCAATGGGGCTGGAAAATCGACACTGCTTAACTGTGTAGCTGGGGTATTTGGGGTCGAGCGTGGGACGATTTCGATTAATGGAATGGATGTGACAAAATTGCCGGAATATAAGCGTTCAAGTTTTATCGGGCGCGTTTTCCAGGATCCAATGATGGGTACTGCCGGAAATATGGGCATTGAGGAAAACTTGGCGTTAGCATATCGGCGTGGAAAAATGCGCTCACTTAGTTGGGGAATTAGCCAAAAAGAACGTGAAATCTATAAAGAATATCTGAGTCATCTCGACTTAGGTCTTGAAAATCGCTTAAATGCAAAAGTAGGATTACTTTCGGGGGGACAGCGACAGGCGCTCACGTTGTTGATGGCCACGCTAAAAAAACCAAAGCTGCTGTTACTTGACGAACATACTGCTGCCCTAGATCCAAAAACTGCGGACAAAGTATTAAAACTCAGTGATCAATTTGTTAAAGACGGCAATCTGACAACGTTGATGGTAACGCATAATATGCGACATGCGATCGAACACGGAAATCGACTGATCATGATGCATTCAGGTCGCGTAATTTTAGACATCAAAGGTGAAGAAAAGAAAAAACTGACTGTTGACGAGTTATTAAAACGTTTTGGCCAAGTCAGTGGCGAAGAATTTGCAAATGATCGCGCTTTGCTTTCTTAG
- the rsfS gene encoding ribosome silencing factor, whose product MIFIIPEEFAQKIKEWIDNKNGFDIEVINVTEMTSIANYFVIASGSSERQVKAIADNIEYEAKELEIFPKGIEGQREGRWILLDYYDVIIHIFHAEERGFYSLEKLWKDSEVSR is encoded by the coding sequence GTGATTTTTATTATTCCAGAAGAATTTGCACAAAAAATAAAAGAGTGGATCGATAATAAAAATGGTTTTGATATTGAAGTCATTAATGTCACTGAGATGACCTCCATAGCTAACTATTTTGTTATTGCAAGTGGGAGTTCAGAACGTCAGGTCAAAGCGATTGCTGATAATATTGAATATGAAGCCAAGGAGTTAGAGATTTTTCCAAAAGGTATCGAAGGTCAGCGCGAAGGCCGCTGGATTCTATTAGATTATTATGATGTAATTATTCATATTTTTCATGCTGAAGAGCGTGGTTTTTATAGCCTGGAAAAGCTTTGGAAAGATAGCGAAGTCAGTCGTTAA
- the rpmI gene encoding 50S ribosomal protein L35 has product MPKMKTHRGAAKRFKIKKSGFIKRTKAGKRHILNKKSSKRKRNLRKATGLAAGDAKVVMKMIKMVKR; this is encoded by the coding sequence ATGCCAAAAATGAAAACACACCGCGGTGCTGCAAAGCGTTTTAAAATAAAGAAATCAGGTTTTATAAAACGGACTAAAGCTGGCAAACGCCATATTTTGAACAAAAAAAGCAGTAAACGTAAAAGAAATCTTCGAAAAGCTACTGGTTTAGCTGCTGGAGACGCTAAAGTAGTTATGAAAATGATTAAAATGGTAAAAAGATAA
- a CDS encoding ABC transporter permease, whose product MLQIILGAISLGLLWAIMTIGVYITYRILDIADLTVEGSIAMGAAIAAFSIFNGMNPFLATALAFVGGMLAGLVTGILHTKLKIPALLAGILTMIALYSVNLRIMGKANLSLLRIDTVFTSLENLGLDPTNAVMLFGFISVMIIVALLYWFFGTEIGCAIRATGNNPQMARAQGINTNNMIILGLVISNGLVALSGSLIAQSQSFADIQMGIGSIVIGLASVIIGEVIFGTRNFLNCLISLVLGAITYRIIIALVLKLGMPANDLKLFTAITVAIALSLPILKSYLRPFKKSIKGGDL is encoded by the coding sequence ATGTTACAGATTATATTAGGTGCAATATCGCTAGGACTATTATGGGCGATCATGACAATTGGCGTTTATATCACCTACCGAATACTCGATATTGCTGACTTAACAGTAGAAGGAAGTATTGCAATGGGAGCTGCTATCGCAGCTTTTTCAATTTTTAATGGGATGAACCCCTTTTTGGCAACGGCGCTGGCATTTGTAGGCGGCATGTTAGCGGGACTGGTAACCGGAATTCTTCATACAAAATTAAAAATTCCAGCGTTATTAGCTGGGATCTTAACAATGATCGCCCTTTATTCAGTAAATTTGCGGATCATGGGAAAAGCAAATTTGTCACTGCTCCGAATTGATACGGTATTCACATCATTGGAGAACTTGGGACTTGATCCAACAAATGCGGTGATGCTGTTCGGATTTATTAGTGTCATGATCATCGTTGCTCTTTTATATTGGTTTTTCGGAACCGAAATCGGATGTGCTATTCGCGCAACTGGAAATAATCCGCAAATGGCACGAGCTCAAGGTATCAACACCAACAATATGATTATTTTGGGGTTGGTTATCAGCAATGGACTTGTTGCGCTTTCTGGCTCTTTAATTGCTCAGAGTCAAAGTTTTGCTGATATTCAGATGGGAATAGGTTCAATTGTAATTGGTTTAGCATCTGTTATTATTGGTGAAGTAATTTTTGGTACGCGAAATTTTTTAAATTGCCTGATCTCATTAGTTTTAGGAGCGATTACTTACCGAATTATTATTGCCCTGGTGCTGAAACTTGGGATGCCTGCGAACGATTTAAAATTATTTACCGCGATTACAGTTGCAATTGCGTTATCACTACCGATCCTTAAATCATACCTCCGGCCCTTTAAAAAATCAATTAAAGGGGGTGATTTATAA